In Mercenaria mercenaria strain notata chromosome 14, MADL_Memer_1, whole genome shotgun sequence, the following are encoded in one genomic region:
- the LOC123526363 gene encoding aggrecan core protein-like: MLFSTSMTMFSSVRLIGVLMCLMIKSAVCDYSCLCSYQVELEIFEKPDPTSNVDGYMYEFDCKPAYRVDGLDPTYRAIGNEGKLGYILMTSNIQIQTCQGSIPDLDRVKTTSTVPPATTTMQPTTTTTLPTTTTTLPTTKTTPLPTMKITTLPPTTVKVTTILPTSLKTTKITMPPTVSTTTKATTPVQTTQPTTKMTSASPANNCPLEVKNRSKPQYLFQYGNICYEYVPLSGSWKHAQNHCNTTGGHLVSIENENQQTFVSNMLLQIPVTGPVWLGLHDRVNEEQWQLDTGIPAIYTNWEPGRYIDQYHDDEDCGLLIPKHKNRWDDVDCNGITHGGVVSYPWICQYM; the protein is encoded by the exons AT GTTGTTTTCAACTTCGATGACAATGTTTTCCTCGGTGCGGTTAATAGGTGTGTTGATGTGTTTGATGATTAAAAGTGCCGTCTGTGATTATTCATGTCTATGCTCATACCAAGTTGAATTGGAAATATTTGAGAAGCCGGACCCAACCTCGAACGTTGATGGGTATATGTATGAGTTTGACTGTAAACCAGCGTATCGAGTAGATGGACTGGACCCAACTTACAGGGCTATTGGAAATGAAGGGAAG CTTGGATATATTCTGATGACTTCAAACATTCAGATACAAACGTGTCAAGGAAGCATTCCAGATTTAGACAGGG TGAAAACAACAAGCACTGTTCCTCCTGCAACGACGACGATGCAaccgacaacaacaacaactttaccaacaacaacaacgactTTGCCAACAACGAAAACAACGCCTTTACCAACCATGAAAATAACGACGTTGCCACCGACTACAGTCAAAGTGACTACAATTCTACCAACatcattaaaaacaacaaaaataacgaTGCCACCAACAGTAAGCACAACCACCAAGGCTACAACACCTGTACAAACAACTCAACCAACGACGAAAATGACTTCAGCAA GTCCGGCTAACAACTGTCCTTTGGAAGTAAAGAACAGAAGCAAGCCACAGTATTTATTCCAGTATGGCAATATTTGCTATGAATATGTTCCTTTAAGTGGCAGTTGGAAACATGCGCAGAATCACTGTAACACTACAGGAGGGCACCTAGTTTCTATCGAAAATGAGAACCAACAAACATTTGTGTCAAACATGCTATTACAAATACCAGTTACAGGCCCTGTCTGGCTTGGGTTACATGACAGAGTCAATGAGGAACAGTGGCAGTTGGACACAG GTATACCTGCTATTTACACGAACTGGGAACCAGGAAGGTATATCGACCAGTATCATGACGATGAAGACTGTGGGCTGTTGATACCCAAACATAAAAACCGGTGGGATGATGTGGATTGTAATGGGATTACGCATGGCGGTGTAGTCAGCTACCCTTGGATATGTCAATACAT gtaA
- the LOC123526364 gene encoding serine-rich adhesin for platelets-like, producing the protein MELPVILVICSVIFSRCHGDYTCLCNYNVEIPVYSGADRSTQVLGYLYEFDCKNLLSDSNPTWSPIEFEHKMGFIENNGQVKIQTCPGDIPDEDRIKSTSVPKSTLLTTKVTTSETKTVASSFSSAKMTSPPTTSTFHQTSLLPPTITSLSPTSLPATTIPGSSISSDLTRRYNSFTTQTSNHSSTSISTDLSTHNISSTISTTTTLYTLLSMTNSSTKALAKLSTSNKSQKLSSTQSSITTISTKPKTNPLSSFSSSKLSTFTTIIPVSSIVTNALSTNLVSASTSNGTPQNPSTKNSLIQSLPTSITPHSSTYEFGSDSTPLPDFFSTLNSSSTPAPSEQSTFLSTRSKSSSSSSSTFTRKPHTFTQQLTMSPGSSNFTTTPDSSKTPSYYPSSYTVASVSTRVPPTTLSSTSDQTFIENSTHTTENVPVSDRVDLCPYRNLAMSVYNRTTFTYPLFRQYGSYCYELRLTLGNWFEAQRDCVSRGGELAVIQNEEVQERVFNLTTSLQYKTDVWIGLQDLNLEGRWEWVNGEKLAKTSFNKGILINPVLSDAQDCVLMDGKSGIWKNTACKTFLLDIQSYPWVCQYKMT; encoded by the exons ATGGAGTTGCCTGTGATACTCGTAATATGTAGTGTCATTTTCTCACGTTGCCATGGTGATTATACGTGTCTTTGTAACTACAATGTGGAAATACCAGTTTACAGTGGTGCCGACAGATCAACACAGGTGCTCGGGTACTTGTATGAGTTTGATTGCAAGAACCTGTTATCAGACAGCAATCCGACCTGGTCACCCATAGAGTTCGAACATAAG atgGGTTTTATAGAAAATAATGGCCAAGTAAAGATTCAGACCTGCCCGGGAGATATCCCAGACGAGGACAGAATAA aATCTACAAGTGTCCCGAAATCAACATTGCTTACAACTAAAGTGACAACAAGCGAAACGAAAACGGTAGCATCTTCATTTTCGTCTGCCAAAATGACCTCTCCACCCACAACCTCGACTTTCCACCAAACCTCTTTATTACCACCTACTATAACCTCCTTGTCGCCTACTTCACTCCCTGCTACTACTATACCTGGAAGTAGCATTTCATCAGATTTAACTAGacgttataattcttttactaCACAGACCTCAAATCATTCATCAACATCAATTTCAACTGATTTAAGCACTCATAACATCTCGTCCACAATTTCTACTACTACAACGCTTTACACTCTTTTAAGTATGACAAATTCATCTACAAAAGCATTGGCCAAATTATCTACAAGTAATAAATCACAGAAGCTTTCATCAACACAGTCCAGTATTACAACTATATCGACAAAGCCCAAAACTAACCCTTTGTCTTCATTTTCATCCTCAAAACTTTCCACGTTCACAACTATTATTCCCGTTTCTTCAATAGTTACGAATGCCCTTTCTACTAATCTTGTCTCCGCATCAACCAGTAACGGAACTCCTCAAAATCCATCAACAAAAAATTCTTTAATTCAATCTCTCCCAACTTCTATCACTCCCCATTCCTCTACTTATGAATTTGGCAGTGATTCTACGCCGCTTCCAGactttttttctacattaaattcTTCTAGTACACCAGCGCCTTCAGAACagtcaacatttttatcaacacgTTCAAAGTCATCGTCGTCGTCGAGCTCAACGTTTACAAGAAAACCACACACATTCACACAGCAATTAACAATGTCACCAGGTTCTAGTAACTTTACCACCACGCCAGACAGTTCAAAAACACCATCGTATTATCCAAGTTCGTATACTGTGGCATCTGTTTCTACGCGTGTACCTCCGACAACTCTTTCAAGCACTTCCGACCAAACATTTATAGAGAATTCTACCCACACTACTGAAAACGTTCCAG TTTCGGACAGAGTGGACCTTTGCCCTTATAGGAACCTTGCTATGTCTGTGTACAACAGAACTACATTCACGTATCCTTTATTTCGACAGTATGGAAGTTACTGCTACGAGCTCCGCCTTACCttgggcaactggtttgaag CACAGCGTGACTGTGTGTCTCGCGGAGGGGAACTAGCGGTCATTCAGAACGAAGAAGTGCAAGAGCGTGTGTTCAATCTGACAACATCGCTTCAATATAAAACGGATGTTTGGATAGGACTTCAAGACCTAAATCTAGAAGGACGTTGGGAATGGGTAAATG GAGAAAAACTGGCGAAGACAAGCTTCAACAAAGGAATATTGATCAACCCTGTCTTAAGTGATGCTCAAGATTGTGTGCTTATGGATGGGAAATCTggaatttggaaaaatacagcaTGTAAAACGTTTTTGTTAGATATCCAGTCATATCCGTGGGTTTGTCAGTATA AAATGACGTAA